The window ATAATTGCGCAGCATGGAGTCAATCACCCGGGGGTTTTGTCCGCCCTGAATCGCCAGGAGCGCATCAATGACCAAGCTTTTTATCATTGCTTCCTCGCCTGCCCGCAGCTTTAGTTTGTCGGCCATCGGACCGCACATCGCATTGGCAATAACAGCCCCGTAGAGCGTGGTGAGCAGTGCCACCGCCATCGCGGGCCCAATCGCCTTTGGATCGTCCATGTTCGCCAGCATCGCAACCAGTCCAATCAAGGTACCAATCATCCCCATCGCTGGCGCCATTTCGGCCATCGCAGCGAAAATGGATGCACCAACCGTGTGCCGCTCCATCGCTTTGTTTTTATCGATAGATAGCAGTGTTTTCACTACATCAGGGTCATGTCCGTCGACCAAGAGCTGAATACCGCGCTGCAAGAAGTCGCTGCTAACCTCCTTCCCCTCAAGCGATAACAACCCGCCTTTTCGCGCTTCATCAGCGAGGGCAACAATTTCGTCAATTAACATGTTGGGATCTGGCAGTTTGCTGGAAAAACTCTTACCCGCCACCTTTACAGCGCCCAAAAACTGGCCGAGGCCATACTTCGCCATTACCGCAAAGATTGTCCCGCCCACCACAATAACCAGCGACGGAGCATTGACGAACATGCCCAATTCACCACTCATTAGCATGGAGATAACGATAAGCGCGAGCGCGCCTATCATGCCGACTATCGTTGCTAAATCCACTCGGATTTCCTCACTCTATTTTGGCTCAGCGGCCATAACGACTTCTGTGAAACTCCCTAAGTCTAGACATAAATCGACTAAGGGGGCGGAAGAATCCACTTTCTTTGTTATGAATACTCCACCGGTTATCGGCTGCATCGGGTAATTGTTGAGAGCGTTGATTGACCCCTGCTGCCACCTCCGGTATGTTCTCGCGCGAACTACAGGAGTCCACACTTTGGCTAGAACAAAATCCCCCAACTTCGAGGCTTCTCTGGCACAGCTGGAAGAGTTGATAACCCAACTAGAAAGTGGCGATCTTTCACTGGAGGATTCCCTAAAAACCTTCGAACAGGGAATCAAGCTCACTCGCAGCTGTCAGAAGTCGCTTGCGGAGGCAGAACAGAAAGTCGAGATTCTGCTTAAACAGGACGATGGCGAACTGACTACTGCGCCATTCCCCACTGACGACGAGAACTGAAACAACCTGCGGGTGCATCCGACTTGAACGACGTACTTCCAAGATGATGTGCGAAAGTCGTGGCTCATGCCCAAGAACTCGCTGTTTTTTCAATTGGATAGCTGCTGTGACAACAACCCGAGCCAATTCAAACCATTTCCGGTATCCTTACGCCTTCGCGTAATTCAACCGGAAACACCCTATGAATGAGTCTAGTTCATTCCTCGACCAGGTTCGCTGGAACAGCGACGGCTTGGTTCCCGCAATTGCCCAAGACGCTGCAAGCGGCGAGATTCTGATGATGGCCTGGATGAACCGAGAATCCCTCGCCCTCACGGCCGAAGAACAGGTTGCGGTATACTGGTCGCGTTCGCGCCAACAACTCTGGCGCAAAGGTGAAACCTCGGGCCACACGCAGAAAATCGTCGCCATACAGCTGGACTGTGACGCAGACGCAGTGGTGCTGAAGGTTGAGCAAATCGGCGGTATCGCCTGCCATACTGGGCGGCGCTCCTGTTTTTTCCTCACCCTGGAAAGCGGTGAGTGGAAAGAAAACGCCGCACCATTGAAAGACCCGAACGAGATTTACTCATGAGCGATGTACTTGCGGAATTAGACAAGGTGCTGGCGCAACGCAAAAACGCGGGGGACCCGGAGTCCTCATACGTAGCAAAACTGCACCACAAGGGCCTGAACAAAATTCTCGAAAAAGTGGGCGAAGAATGTACGGAAACGATTCTTGCCGCTAAAGATGCGCAGCACGACAGCGACACGCAGCACCTGATATACGAAACTGCGGACCTGTGGTTTCACTCGCTGGTAATGCTCTCACACCTCGGCCTAAGCGCTGAGGATGTGCTGAATGAATTGGCGCGC of the Teredinibacter turnerae T7901 genome contains:
- the hisI gene encoding phosphoribosyl-AMP cyclohydrolase encodes the protein MNESSSFLDQVRWNSDGLVPAIAQDAASGEILMMAWMNRESLALTAEEQVAVYWSRSRQQLWRKGETSGHTQKIVAIQLDCDADAVVLKVEQIGGIACHTGRRSCFFLTLESGEWKENAAPLKDPNEIYS
- a CDS encoding phosphoribosyl-ATP diphosphatase translates to MSDVLAELDKVLAQRKNAGDPESSYVAKLHHKGLNKILEKVGEECTETILAAKDAQHDSDTQHLIYETADLWFHSLVMLSHLGLSAEDVLNELARRFDLSGLEEKARRQS
- a CDS encoding exodeoxyribonuclease VII small subunit, which gives rise to MARTKSPNFEASLAQLEELITQLESGDLSLEDSLKTFEQGIKLTRSCQKSLAEAEQKVEILLKQDDGELTTAPFPTDDEN
- the pomA gene encoding flagellar motor protein PomA, which gives rise to MDLATIVGMIGALALIVISMLMSGELGMFVNAPSLVIVVGGTIFAVMAKYGLGQFLGAVKVAGKSFSSKLPDPNMLIDEIVALADEARKGGLLSLEGKEVSSDFLQRGIQLLVDGHDPDVVKTLLSIDKNKAMERHTVGASIFAAMAEMAPAMGMIGTLIGLVAMLANMDDPKAIGPAMAVALLTTLYGAVIANAMCGPMADKLKLRAGEEAMIKSLVIDALLAIQGGQNPRVIDSMLRNYLPEGKRTVEAAE